One Sandaracinaceae bacterium genomic region harbors:
- a CDS encoding OmpA family protein produces MRAGTWSCLVLAALVASPVEAQSIRLDQYRMAETPRDGFALSRPNDLGHLSFGVRLDVDYALNPLVFQLRGSDPGSESAAIVEHLLAAQVGASFGLFDRLVLYAHVPVNLVMEGQLVDGQPRADGTSLGDLGFGVRGRLFGEEDDALAISLQATATAPTARAARFQSRFAGEESWTFQPELLVEVRADDVFRFTGNAGVLIRERQDFGGSLEVRSELTWGLGAAVGVVPGVLDITAESWGATSLFDFGAAQLTPIEGVLGLQVHPVEGLTVGAAAGTGLQRGYGAGDFRAIFSLGYATPGEQPPGDRDEDGLTDDVDTCPDEPEDADGFSDDDGCPDPDNDGDGILDGDDACPDRAEDMDGLGDEDGCPEADFDDDGAPDETDRCPSEPGVALAPRPECTGCPVCEDPTEPERAPEPELGSPPQAPPPMGTQILFEEGSYALRPSQMAALREARQYLLDNPGAQVVVEGHADFRGSEPDNEILSRHRARRVMRWLERHGIDPSRLAGSGCSEAYPVDDNQTRLGRRANRRVEVRPVGQGSILRPGCNEARLP; encoded by the coding sequence ATGAGGGCGGGGACGTGGTCGTGTCTGGTGCTGGCGGCGCTCGTGGCGTCGCCGGTCGAAGCGCAGAGCATACGGTTGGATCAATACCGGATGGCCGAGACGCCGCGTGACGGCTTCGCGCTGTCGCGGCCCAACGACCTCGGGCACCTCTCGTTCGGCGTTCGCCTCGACGTGGACTACGCGCTCAACCCGCTGGTCTTCCAGCTGCGCGGGAGCGACCCGGGATCGGAGTCGGCCGCGATCGTGGAGCACCTGCTCGCCGCGCAGGTCGGGGCCAGCTTCGGGCTCTTCGACCGCCTGGTGCTCTACGCGCACGTGCCGGTGAACCTCGTGATGGAGGGGCAGCTCGTCGACGGGCAGCCGCGCGCGGACGGCACCAGCCTCGGCGACCTCGGCTTCGGCGTGCGCGGCCGGCTCTTCGGCGAGGAGGACGACGCGCTCGCCATCTCGCTCCAGGCCACCGCCACCGCGCCCACCGCGCGGGCCGCGCGCTTCCAGAGCCGCTTCGCGGGCGAGGAGAGCTGGACCTTCCAGCCGGAGCTGCTCGTGGAGGTCCGGGCGGACGACGTCTTCCGGTTCACCGGCAACGCGGGCGTGCTGATCCGCGAGCGGCAGGACTTCGGCGGCAGCCTCGAGGTGCGCAGCGAGCTGACCTGGGGACTCGGCGCCGCGGTGGGCGTGGTTCCCGGCGTGCTCGACATCACGGCCGAGAGCTGGGGCGCGACCTCGCTGTTCGACTTCGGCGCCGCGCAGCTGACCCCCATCGAGGGCGTGCTCGGCCTGCAGGTGCATCCGGTCGAGGGGCTCACCGTGGGCGCCGCGGCGGGGACCGGGCTTCAGCGCGGCTACGGCGCGGGGGACTTCCGCGCGATCTTCAGCCTCGGCTACGCGACCCCGGGCGAGCAGCCCCCGGGCGACCGCGACGAGGACGGCCTGACCGACGACGTCGACACGTGCCCTGACGAGCCGGAGGACGCCGACGGCTTCTCCGACGACGACGGCTGCCCCGACCCGGACAACGACGGCGACGGCATCCTCGACGGCGACGACGCTTGCCCGGACCGGGCGGAGGACATGGACGGGCTCGGTGACGAGGACGGCTGCCCCGAGGCCGACTTCGACGACGACGGCGCGCCCGACGAGACGGATCGCTGCCCGAGCGAGCCTGGCGTCGCGCTCGCGCCGCGCCCCGAGTGCACCGGCTGTCCGGTGTGTGAGGACCCGACCGAGCCGGAGCGCGCGCCGGAGCCCGAGCTGGGCTCTCCGCCCCAGGCGCCGCCGCCGATGGGCACGCAGATCTTGTTCGAGGAGGGCAGCTACGCGCTGCGTCCGAGTCAGATGGCGGCGCTGCGTGAGGCGCGGCAGTACCTCCTGGACAACCCCGGCGCGCAGGTCGTGGTCGAGGGCCACGCCGACTTCCGCGGCAGCGAGCCCGACAACGAGATCCTCAGCCGCCATCGCGCGCGGCGGGTCATGCGCTGGCTCGAGCGCCACGGCATCGACCCGAGCCGGCTCGCGGGCTCCGGCTGCAGCGAGGCCTACCCCGTCGACGACAACCAGACGCGCCTCGGCCGCCGCGCCAACCGCCGCGTCGAGGTGCGCCCCGTCGGCCAGGGCTCGATCCTCCGCCCCGGCTGCAACGAAGCCCGCCTCCCCTGA